The following are encoded together in the Pseudodesulfovibrio indicus genome:
- a CDS encoding sulfotransferase family protein — MTNPKTIALVAGMHRSGTSVAARAVLSLGLHFGDDLMEESPDNPRGYFEDMAIVDHNRAMLEALTGDSAFGRLRPEGFTPAPALAYAENHCADVVREKFVESGVTGCKDPRFCLTYPLWREAFEAHNVIPSVIVPFRNPLEAARSLNGIHQVPVELGLKLWFAHNHAVLRNLADRGMLLLSFESILADPLGTLDVLRGFLGLDGDGSGEEFAAQFLSRDLKHYTLSPDDLKDACADCPEVAELYRTLTDYGHGTVISSSDARAIAERTDPGGRADAGPFGLGLLPYAPEAQKNVLNGVGTEEGNGDPGGAREQTG; from the coding sequence ATGACAAACCCGAAGACCATAGCGCTCGTGGCGGGCATGCACCGCTCGGGCACCAGCGTGGCGGCCAGGGCGGTCCTGTCCCTGGGGCTCCACTTCGGCGACGACCTCATGGAGGAGAGTCCGGACAACCCGCGCGGGTATTTCGAGGACATGGCCATCGTGGACCACAACCGGGCCATGCTGGAGGCGTTGACCGGGGACTCCGCCTTCGGGCGGCTGCGGCCCGAGGGGTTCACCCCGGCCCCGGCCCTCGCGTACGCGGAAAATCACTGCGCGGACGTGGTCCGGGAAAAGTTCGTGGAGTCCGGCGTCACCGGCTGCAAGGACCCGCGCTTCTGCCTGACCTACCCGCTCTGGCGGGAGGCCTTCGAGGCGCACAACGTCATTCCGTCGGTCATCGTCCCGTTCCGCAATCCCCTGGAGGCCGCGCGGTCCCTGAACGGCATCCACCAGGTTCCGGTGGAGCTGGGCCTGAAGCTGTGGTTCGCCCACAACCACGCCGTGCTGCGCAACCTCGCGGACCGGGGAATGCTGCTCCTTTCCTTTGAAAGCATCCTGGCCGACCCGCTCGGCACCCTCGATGTCCTTCGGGGATTCCTGGGCTTGGACGGCGACGGCTCGGGCGAGGAGTTCGCCGCCCAATTCCTGAGCCGCGATCTCAAGCACTACACCCTGTCCCCGGACGACCTGAAGGACGCCTGCGCGGACTGCCCCGAGGTGGCCGAGCTCTATCGCACCCTGACCGACTACGGCCACGGGACCGTAATATCTTCCAGCGACGCCCGCGCAATAGCCGAACGCACGGACCCCGGCGGACGCGCGGATGCCGGTCCTTTCGGGCTGGGGTTGCTGCCTTACGCGCCGGAAGCGCAGAAGAACGTGTTGAATGGAGTAGGGACCGAAGAGGGGAACGGAGACCCGGGAGGGGCGCGGGAACAAACGGGCTAG
- a CDS encoding cytidylyltransferase domain-containing protein produces MSATTTTTATSTLATLPLATFEDVRDRFFPGTPVSYAENFTDNAVHDKLVVHIGARAGSTRIRDKNVRRLGGIPLIGYTILAARALGADRVILNTDSEEYCRIGEAFGAECPFIRPGELARPDVSPGLASYYAARKVLQEGYPAGYWVEMYPTSPFRNGATLRRYVEVLRGAGSCVAVNRITPPPGRVYAPGGRSVSLDRDQGLVFYKATGTFLGYALDADKRFWRHHEIIRNPVELIDIDTDRDWELAESILAAGAYDFGMELPC; encoded by the coding sequence ATGAGCGCCACGACCACCACGACTGCCACGAGCACCCTGGCAACGCTCCCCTTGGCCACCTTCGAGGACGTCAGGGACCGCTTCTTTCCCGGCACGCCGGTTTCGTATGCGGAGAATTTCACGGACAACGCGGTCCACGACAAGCTGGTGGTCCACATCGGGGCGCGGGCCGGGTCCACCCGCATCCGGGACAAGAACGTGCGCAGGTTGGGCGGCATCCCCCTGATCGGGTACACCATCCTGGCGGCCAGGGCGCTCGGCGCGGACCGGGTCATCCTGAACACCGACAGCGAGGAATATTGTCGGATCGGAGAGGCGTTCGGCGCGGAATGCCCCTTTATCCGGCCCGGGGAGCTGGCCCGCCCGGACGTCTCTCCGGGGCTGGCGTCCTACTACGCGGCCAGGAAGGTCCTTCAGGAGGGGTATCCCGCGGGCTATTGGGTGGAGATGTATCCCACCTCGCCCTTCCGCAACGGTGCGACCCTCAGGCGGTATGTTGAGGTCCTGCGCGGGGCGGGCAGCTGCGTGGCGGTCAACCGGATCACCCCGCCGCCGGGCCGGGTCTACGCGCCGGGCGGGCGGTCCGTCTCCCTGGACCGGGATCAGGGGCTGGTCTTCTACAAGGCCACGGGCACGTTCCTGGGCTACGCCCTGGACGCGGACAAACGGTTCTGGCGGCACCACGAGATCATCCGCAACCCCGTGGAGCTCATCGACATCGACACGGACCGCGACTGGGAGCTGGCCGAATCGATCCTGGCCGCAGGGGCCTACGACTTCGGGATGGAGCTGCCATGCTGA
- a CDS encoding glycosyltransferase family 2 protein yields MDTSASTPAASVVIPLFNRVELTAACWESLVAHTGTAEVEVVFVDNGSADGTAAFLRGVAGSAALPVTVLTNADNQGFAKACNQGARAARGGVVVFLNNDTVVHENWLAPLAAELADHPETGVAGAKLLYPDGTVQHAGVCVNRWNIPYHVFLGAAPDDPLVSGRRAFPMVTGACMAVRREEFLALGGFDEGYVNGHEDVDLCLRYAEAGLRSVYRPDSVVTHHESQSEGRMAHCRANTQRTLDRWLDRLVQDDFNYDFPESERLIASDPLSIVLKIPAEDKRAAPPPATLRAEGLARELCRRGHRVRIHAVPDWDRTMDGCDLVLAVPGPRRYVPKPGPPCALLTDGTRDGASGAGYAAALSLADPFTRRDFDEFETSLRALARAGGCS; encoded by the coding sequence ATGGACACCAGCGCATCCACCCCGGCGGCCAGCGTCGTCATCCCGCTGTTCAACCGCGTCGAACTGACTGCGGCCTGCTGGGAATCCCTTGTCGCGCACACCGGGACCGCCGAAGTGGAGGTCGTGTTCGTGGACAACGGCTCCGCCGACGGCACCGCCGCGTTCCTTCGGGGCGTGGCCGGTTCCGCGGCCCTGCCCGTGACCGTGCTGACCAATGCGGACAACCAGGGGTTCGCCAAGGCGTGCAACCAGGGCGCGCGCGCCGCGCGGGGCGGGGTGGTCGTGTTCCTGAACAACGACACCGTGGTCCACGAAAACTGGCTCGCCCCCCTGGCGGCGGAGCTGGCCGACCACCCGGAGACCGGCGTGGCCGGGGCCAAGCTCCTCTACCCGGACGGCACGGTCCAGCACGCGGGCGTGTGCGTCAACCGCTGGAACATCCCCTATCACGTCTTTCTCGGCGCAGCGCCGGACGACCCCCTGGTCAGCGGGCGGCGCGCCTTCCCCATGGTCACCGGGGCGTGCATGGCCGTTCGCAGGGAGGAGTTCCTGGCGCTCGGCGGGTTCGACGAGGGGTACGTCAACGGCCACGAGGACGTGGACCTCTGCCTGCGCTACGCCGAGGCCGGGTTGCGGTCGGTCTACCGCCCGGACAGCGTGGTCACCCACCATGAGAGCCAGTCCGAGGGACGCATGGCCCACTGCCGGGCCAACACGCAGCGGACCCTGGACCGCTGGCTGGACCGGCTGGTCCAGGACGACTTCAATTACGATTTCCCGGAGTCCGAGCGGTTGATCGCGAGCGACCCGCTGTCCATCGTCCTCAAGATTCCGGCCGAGGACAAGCGCGCCGCGCCGCCGCCTGCGACCCTCCGGGCCGAAGGGCTGGCCCGCGAGCTGTGCCGCCGGGGCCACCGGGTCCGCATCCACGCCGTCCCGGACTGGGACAGGACCATGGACGGGTGCGACCTGGTGCTGGCCGTTCCCGGCCCGCGCCGGTACGTCCCAAAGCCCGGTCCGCCGTGCGCGCTGCTCACCGACGGGACGCGGGACGGTGCATCGGGCGCGGGCTACGCCGCCGCGCTCTCCCTGGCCGACCCCTTTACCCGGCGGGATTTCGACGAGTTCGAGACATCGCTGCGCGCGCTGGCCCGCGCCGGAGGGTGTTCATGA
- a CDS encoding glycosyltransferase family 2 protein, with the protein MNRISVVVPSYNHAGYIEACLDSIYFQDYEEMEIIIVDDCSTDGSAEIIEQWLAGVETDTASYVADHDETAGRLIRAEHKRYEKNRAITFLRNERNLGSTATYNRGFRAATGEYCAFVASDDLCHPQLFSTLARPLNRGEADFAYADMFVVDDALRILREFKLPDYDFETCFCRWYLCGVATLYRRELHERLGYYDETCKADDHELHLRFAMNGARFAHVPKTLYSVRSHQGREVGLHAPDRFDALLEASKALTLKARQWLEAQRG; encoded by the coding sequence ATGAACCGCATTTCCGTCGTCGTCCCCAGCTACAACCACGCCGGGTATATCGAAGCCTGTCTGGACTCCATTTATTTCCAGGATTACGAGGAGATGGAGATCATCATCGTGGACGACTGCTCCACGGACGGCTCGGCGGAGATCATCGAGCAGTGGCTGGCGGGGGTGGAGACGGACACCGCGTCGTACGTTGCCGACCATGACGAAACTGCCGGGCGGCTGATCCGCGCGGAGCACAAGCGGTACGAAAAAAACCGGGCCATCACCTTCCTGCGCAACGAGCGCAACCTCGGCTCCACCGCGACCTACAACCGGGGTTTTCGCGCCGCGACCGGCGAGTACTGCGCCTTCGTGGCCTCGGACGACCTCTGCCATCCGCAGCTCTTTTCCACCCTGGCCCGCCCCCTAAACCGGGGCGAGGCGGACTTCGCCTACGCCGACATGTTCGTGGTGGACGACGCCCTGCGCATCCTGCGGGAATTCAAGCTCCCGGACTACGACTTCGAAACGTGCTTCTGCCGCTGGTATCTGTGCGGGGTCGCCACCCTCTACCGGCGCGAGCTGCACGAGCGGCTCGGCTACTACGACGAGACGTGCAAGGCGGACGACCACGAGCTGCACCTGCGGTTCGCCATGAACGGCGCGCGGTTCGCGCACGTCCCCAAGACGCTCTACAGCGTGCGCTCCCACCAGGGGCGGGAAGTGGGCCTGCACGCGCCGGACCGGTTCGACGCGTTGCTTGAAGCGTCCAAGGCGCTGACCCTGAAGGCGCGGCAGTGGCTGGAGGCGCAGAGGGGATGA
- a CDS encoding acyltransferase, producing MCGPRAVPVTDGDEGVRVLRVLNEAQRCLDSEDRTPAPGRCGAVSVEPGAEVGEGTTLWHNSRILSGTRVGRDCRIGQNVVAGPDAVIGNGCKIQNNVSVFKGVTLEDGVFCGPSMTFTNVRTPRAHIPRMDELLPTLVRKGATLGGNCTVVCGNTVGRFAFVGAGAVVTRDVPDHALVVGNPARRTGWVCECGVKLDGALCCPACGLGYETAGEGLARK from the coding sequence GTGTGCGGACCGCGCGCGGTCCCGGTCACGGACGGGGACGAGGGCGTGCGCGTGTTGCGCGTGCTCAACGAGGCCCAGCGGTGCCTGGATTCCGAGGACCGGACTCCGGCCCCGGGCCGGTGCGGGGCCGTGAGCGTGGAGCCCGGGGCCGAGGTGGGCGAGGGCACGACCCTCTGGCACAACTCGCGCATTTTGTCCGGCACCCGGGTGGGGCGAGACTGCCGCATCGGCCAGAACGTGGTGGCCGGGCCGGACGCGGTCATCGGGAACGGCTGCAAGATCCAGAACAACGTCTCGGTGTTCAAGGGCGTGACCCTGGAGGACGGCGTGTTCTGCGGGCCGTCCATGACCTTCACCAACGTGCGCACCCCGCGCGCCCACATCCCGCGCATGGACGAGCTGCTGCCGACCCTGGTCCGCAAGGGGGCCACCCTGGGCGGCAACTGCACCGTGGTCTGCGGCAACACCGTGGGGCGCTTTGCCTTTGTCGGGGCCGGAGCCGTGGTCACCCGCGACGTGCCGGACCACGCCCTGGTGGTCGGCAATCCGGCCCGGCGCACGGGCTGGGTCTGCGAGTGCGGGGTGAAGCTGGACGGCGCCCTGTGCTGCCCGGCCTGCGGCCTCGGCTACGAGACGGCAGGAGAAGGGCTGGCCCGGAAGTGA
- a CDS encoding elongator complex protein 3 yields MRYTHPEPAPSTVRVWPVFLPFAGCPHRCLFCAQDKQTGRTATDLDAILHALESDLRDALDQGRGPYELAFYGGTFTALPTPYPETFLSLAARFREAGLVTRVRCSTRPDCVAPDTLSRLRALGLDLVELGIQSFDDLALEASGRGYSGEAAKKGCALVREAGLALGIQLLPGLPGDRPGLFREDIRLAADLEPETARLYPCLVVRGTPLARAWERGEYVPWTTERAVTELAEALRVLWARRVRVIRMGLAPEETLDESVLAGPHHPALGQSARGLALLSLVREKVRELGGKPVSLTVPRRYSGELYGHAGELKPAYFELGLPETAVRFADGPDFVLRRA; encoded by the coding sequence ATGCGCTACACCCACCCGGAACCCGCCCCCTCGACCGTCCGCGTCTGGCCGGTCTTCCTGCCCTTTGCGGGTTGCCCGCACCGCTGCCTGTTCTGCGCCCAGGACAAGCAGACCGGGCGCACGGCCACGGACCTGGACGCGATCCTGCACGCGCTGGAATCGGACCTCCGGGACGCGCTGGACCAGGGACGCGGCCCCTACGAGCTGGCCTTCTACGGCGGCACGTTCACGGCCCTGCCCACGCCCTATCCCGAGACCTTCCTCTCCCTGGCCGCCCGCTTCCGCGAGGCCGGGCTGGTCACCCGCGTGCGCTGCTCCACCCGGCCCGACTGCGTGGCCCCGGACACCCTCTCCCGGCTCCGGGCGCTGGGGTTGGACCTGGTGGAGCTGGGCATCCAGTCCTTTGACGACCTGGCCCTGGAGGCCTCGGGCCGGGGGTACTCCGGCGAGGCCGCGAAAAAGGGGTGCGCGCTGGTCCGGGAGGCGGGCCTGGCGCTCGGCATCCAGCTCCTGCCCGGACTGCCCGGCGACCGACCCGGCCTGTTCCGGGAGGACATCCGGCTGGCGGCGGACCTGGAACCCGAGACCGCCCGGCTCTATCCCTGCCTGGTGGTGCGCGGGACCCCCCTGGCGCGGGCCTGGGAGCGCGGCGAATACGTCCCCTGGACCACGGAGCGGGCCGTGACCGAGCTGGCCGAGGCGCTGCGCGTGCTCTGGGCGCGAAGGGTGCGGGTCATCCGCATGGGGCTGGCCCCGGAGGAGACCCTGGACGAAAGCGTCCTGGCCGGACCGCATCACCCGGCCCTGGGGCAGTCCGCGCGCGGCCTGGCCCTGCTCTCCCTGGTGCGCGAAAAGGTCCGGGAACTGGGGGGCAAACCCGTCTCCCTGACCGTGCCCCGCCGCTACTCCGGCGAGCTGTACGGCCACGCCGGGGAGCTCAAACCGGCCTATTTCGAGCTCGGGCTGCCCGAGACCGCCGTCCGCTTTGCCGACGGGCCGGATTTCGTCCTTCGCCGGGCCTGA
- a CDS encoding amidohydrolase family protein, translated as MVELVRAAKAATMTPGAPVMKDAGILVSQGIIKEVGTFSDLAKDHSGEILDLGDKFVCPGLINAHSHLELAHLKGKCPAGKGFVTWVEDLLRQPIFDLEPDALAEAVDELKRTGTVMVGDIATRFAKEMAGALEASGLFFAVFCEAIGETVPKRTFIPSGEFRSGFLSVAGHALYTTHADVLRAAKKETLDKGLPFSLHLAEHDDESAIMAGEPSAFLDLLQARGRLMDFTPPKKRPVQRAAELGLLDESTLAVHCVKVTDEDIETVRASGATVCLCPRSNEFIGVGRAPWEKWFASGTPLCLGTDSLASNTDLDLWNEARYLKEHFHGELPLTDLLAMLTRNPARILGAGHTLGTLEPGKAAAFALVPESIQSLF; from the coding sequence ATGGTTGAACTCGTTCGTGCGGCCAAGGCCGCGACCATGACCCCCGGCGCACCCGTCATGAAGGACGCCGGAATCCTCGTCAGCCAGGGGATCATCAAGGAAGTCGGGACCTTTTCCGACCTCGCCAAAGACCATTCCGGAGAGATTCTGGACCTCGGCGACAAGTTCGTCTGCCCCGGCCTGATCAACGCCCATTCCCATCTCGAACTGGCCCACCTGAAGGGCAAATGCCCGGCCGGAAAAGGGTTCGTCACCTGGGTCGAGGATCTGCTGCGCCAACCCATCTTCGACCTGGAGCCGGACGCGCTCGCGGAGGCCGTGGACGAGTTGAAGCGAACCGGCACCGTAATGGTGGGAGACATCGCCACCCGTTTCGCCAAGGAGATGGCCGGAGCACTCGAAGCTTCCGGCCTTTTTTTCGCGGTCTTCTGCGAGGCCATCGGCGAGACCGTGCCCAAGCGGACCTTCATCCCGTCCGGCGAGTTCCGGTCCGGGTTCCTGTCCGTGGCGGGCCACGCCCTGTACACCACCCACGCGGATGTCCTGCGCGCCGCCAAGAAGGAGACCCTGGACAAGGGGCTGCCCTTCTCCCTGCACCTGGCCGAACACGACGACGAGTCGGCGATCATGGCGGGCGAGCCGAGCGCGTTCCTGGACCTGCTCCAGGCACGCGGGCGGCTCATGGACTTCACCCCGCCGAAAAAGCGTCCGGTGCAGCGCGCCGCCGAGCTGGGGCTGCTCGACGAGTCCACCCTGGCCGTGCACTGCGTCAAGGTCACGGACGAGGACATCGAGACCGTGCGCGCGTCCGGGGCCACGGTCTGCCTCTGCCCGCGCTCCAACGAGTTCATCGGCGTGGGCCGCGCGCCGTGGGAAAAATGGTTCGCGTCCGGCACCCCGCTCTGCCTCGGCACCGACTCCCTGGCCTCGAACACCGACCTCGACCTGTGGAACGAGGCCCGCTACCTCAAGGAACATTTCCACGGCGAGCTGCCGCTCACCGACCTGCTCGCCATGCTCACCCGGAACCCGGCCCGCATCCTGGGCGCGGGCCATACCCTCGGCACGTTGGAACCGGGCAAGGCCGCAGCCTTCGCCCTGGTTCCGGAATCGATACAATCGCTATTTTAG
- a CDS encoding aspartate carbamoyltransferase catalytic subunit → MKWLHKDLLDVSQLSRSEVMAIFETAGRFQELQERPVKKVPTLKGRSVILFFAEPSTRTKTSFDVAGKRLSADTFSLATSSSSLTKGESLKDTALTLQAMAPDAIVIRHWCSGAARFLADRLECSVINAGDGRHAHPTQALLDSFTLHQEWGDLTGKTVLILGDIAHSRVARSNVILLRKLGANVRICGPRTLLPPALNTWPVKVFSDLSEAVKGVDAVMCLRLQLERQKDGLLPDLREYARTFGLGLKHVELANPDVRILHPGPLNRGVEINSELADTANSLILDQVASGVVVRMALLFLYMTRKGEE, encoded by the coding sequence ATGAAATGGTTACATAAAGACTTGTTGGACGTGTCCCAGCTTTCCCGCTCGGAGGTCATGGCGATCTTCGAGACCGCAGGGCGGTTCCAGGAGTTGCAGGAACGGCCGGTCAAGAAGGTGCCGACCCTCAAGGGGCGCAGCGTGATCCTCTTCTTCGCCGAGCCGTCCACGCGCACCAAGACGAGCTTCGACGTGGCCGGAAAGCGGCTGTCCGCCGACACCTTCTCCCTGGCCACCAGCTCCTCCAGCCTGACCAAGGGCGAATCCCTCAAGGACACCGCCCTGACGCTCCAGGCCATGGCCCCGGACGCCATCGTCATCCGCCATTGGTGCTCGGGCGCGGCCCGGTTCCTGGCCGACCGGCTGGAGTGCTCGGTGATCAACGCGGGCGACGGCCGCCACGCCCACCCCACCCAGGCGCTGCTCGACTCCTTCACCCTGCACCAGGAGTGGGGCGACCTGACCGGCAAGACCGTGCTCATCCTGGGCGACATCGCCCACTCGCGCGTGGCCCGCTCCAACGTCATCCTGCTGCGCAAGCTCGGCGCGAACGTGCGCATCTGCGGCCCGCGCACCCTGCTCCCCCCGGCCCTGAACACCTGGCCGGTCAAGGTCTTCTCGGACCTGAGCGAGGCCGTCAAGGGCGTGGACGCGGTCATGTGCCTGCGCCTCCAGCTGGAACGCCAGAAGGACGGGCTGCTGCCCGACCTGCGCGAATACGCCCGGACCTTCGGCCTGGGGCTGAAACACGTGGAGCTGGCCAACCCGGACGTGCGCATCCTGCACCCCGGCCCCCTGAACCGGGGCGTGGAGATCAACTCCGAGCTGGCCGACACCGCCAACTCCCTGATCCTCGACCAGGTCGCCAGCGGCGTGGTCGTGCGCATGGCCCTGCTCTTCCTGTACATGACCCGGAAGGGCGAGGAATAG
- a CDS encoding dihydroorotase yields the protein MAKIDLIVRRARLDGKEVDVFVSRGRIVEVKPSAKSLDTGEARVEEAYGLTLLPSLTDVHVHLREPGFEYKEDVESGLRAAAWGGFGNIMCMANTKPVNDCESVTEMMLEKARKYWPKGPRLFPIGALTKGLKGQELAPMAELAKAGCAAFSNDGVPVESTKIFRLAVEYASDWDRVVIDHCEDPYLGVAAGVNEGEVSSRLGLPGQPDVAEALQVARDVLLSEYLDLPIHLAHISCRKSVDLIRFAKARGVRITAETTPHYLTMTEDVLEAEATEYSTLAKVNPPLRTEDDRLAMIEALNDGTIDCLATDHAPHAGYEKETEFDVAPCGITGLDTALSVTWGLVRDGVLTRETFVRAWTTAPCTVFNLPVNTFAPGDPADFFLFDEDEEWTVTPQALHSKGKNTPLLGSVLKGRVKTHFIAGKKIV from the coding sequence ATGGCAAAGATAGATTTGATCGTCAGGCGCGCCAGGTTGGACGGCAAGGAAGTGGACGTGTTCGTGTCCAGGGGCAGGATCGTCGAGGTGAAACCCTCGGCCAAGTCGCTGGACACCGGGGAGGCGCGCGTGGAGGAAGCCTACGGCCTGACGCTCCTGCCGTCCCTGACCGACGTGCACGTGCACTTGCGCGAACCGGGGTTCGAGTACAAGGAGGACGTGGAGTCCGGCCTGCGCGCCGCCGCCTGGGGCGGGTTCGGCAACATCATGTGCATGGCCAACACCAAGCCGGTCAACGACTGCGAATCCGTGACCGAAATGATGCTCGAAAAGGCCCGCAAATACTGGCCCAAGGGGCCGCGCCTGTTCCCCATCGGCGCGCTGACCAAGGGACTCAAGGGGCAGGAGCTGGCGCCCATGGCCGAGCTGGCCAAGGCGGGCTGCGCGGCCTTCTCCAACGACGGCGTGCCCGTGGAGTCCACCAAGATTTTCCGGTTGGCCGTGGAATACGCCTCGGACTGGGACCGCGTGGTCATCGACCACTGCGAGGACCCGTACCTGGGCGTGGCCGCGGGCGTGAACGAGGGCGAGGTCTCCAGCCGCCTGGGATTGCCCGGCCAGCCCGACGTGGCCGAGGCGCTCCAGGTGGCCCGCGACGTGCTGCTCTCCGAATACCTGGACCTGCCCATCCACCTGGCCCACATCTCCTGCCGCAAGTCCGTCGACCTCATCCGCTTCGCCAAGGCGCGCGGGGTCAGGATCACGGCCGAGACCACGCCCCACTACCTGACCATGACCGAGGACGTGCTGGAGGCCGAAGCCACCGAGTACTCCACCCTGGCCAAGGTCAATCCGCCCCTGCGCACCGAGGACGACCGGCTGGCCATGATCGAGGCGCTGAACGACGGGACCATCGACTGCCTGGCCACGGACCACGCGCCCCACGCGGGCTACGAGAAGGAGACCGAGTTCGACGTGGCGCCCTGCGGCATCACCGGCCTGGACACGGCCCTGTCCGTGACCTGGGGGCTGGTGCGCGACGGCGTCCTGACCCGCGAAACCTTTGTCCGCGCCTGGACCACGGCCCCGTGCACGGTCTTCAACCTGCCGGTGAACACCTTCGCGCCCGGCGACCCGGCGGACTTCTTCCTGTTCGACGAGGACGAGGAATGGACCGTCACGCCGCAGGCCCTGCATTCCAAGGGAAAAAACACGCCGCTGCTCGGTTCCGTCCTGAAAGGGCGGGTAAAAACCCATTTCATTGCGGGAAAAAAGATTGTATAG
- a CDS encoding HD domain-containing protein yields the protein MSQPFKDAVGFCKTIMRNGFDAYIINVRLQALTLDQTGSEKELDICTEAGFEELKKYFPNMEESKDKGVVGTLVEGGVTYYFYPASTEEAAYTDEAVSTMTPRLLKRLEQRGDIPLSAVCPFIPRAKETYADFADFAEGKIRFKGMPDQALKKDYSLAYRALRFAANFDKEIEANSWAAIVRCSRRVLDYVPMSQFLDEWRKVEAESMHKFFRLLFDSMLLHGLIPEIAALSRVTQIKNPEEGTEETVLEHTLDVMKTYPEELPFDWFGTVACLFHDIGKLYTAEYYEGRWNFLQHHRVGAKVTRKVLKRLHFEEQDIDLICDLVQNHMRPHFMLTDKGIRRLRGLDEYPRIMEMVRADIKARDGSWREFNHNLKMAERADIPDLELEPLLDGNRIMELAKLKPGPAIGKIRDQLLQAQVRDDVSTVEDAEAFVLAYIEENRMY from the coding sequence ATGAGCCAGCCCTTCAAAGACGCTGTCGGCTTTTGCAAAACCATCATGCGTAACGGCTTTGACGCCTATATCATCAACGTCCGGCTCCAGGCCCTGACCCTGGACCAGACGGGCAGCGAAAAGGAACTCGACATCTGCACCGAAGCCGGATTCGAGGAATTGAAGAAATATTTCCCCAACATGGAAGAGTCCAAGGACAAGGGCGTTGTCGGCACCCTGGTCGAGGGCGGAGTCACCTACTACTTCTACCCCGCCTCCACCGAGGAAGCCGCCTACACCGACGAGGCCGTGTCCACCATGACCCCCCGGCTGCTCAAGCGGCTGGAACAGCGCGGCGACATCCCCCTGTCCGCGGTCTGCCCCTTCATCCCGCGCGCCAAGGAGACCTACGCCGACTTCGCGGACTTCGCCGAAGGCAAGATCCGCTTCAAGGGCATGCCCGACCAGGCCCTCAAGAAGGACTACTCCCTGGCCTATCGCGCCCTGCGCTTCGCGGCCAACTTCGACAAGGAGATCGAGGCCAACTCCTGGGCCGCCATCGTGCGCTGCTCCCGGCGCGTGCTCGACTACGTGCCCATGTCCCAGTTCCTGGACGAATGGCGCAAGGTCGAGGCCGAGTCCATGCACAAGTTCTTCCGCCTGCTCTTCGACTCCATGCTCCTGCACGGCCTGATCCCGGAGATCGCGGCCCTGTCCCGCGTCACCCAGATCAAGAACCCGGAAGAAGGCACCGAAGAGACCGTCCTGGAACACACCCTGGACGTCATGAAGACGTACCCCGAAGAGCTGCCCTTCGACTGGTTCGGCACCGTGGCCTGCCTGTTCCACGACATCGGCAAACTCTACACCGCCGAATACTACGAAGGCCGCTGGAATTTCCTGCAGCACCACCGCGTGGGCGCCAAGGTTACCCGCAAGGTCCTGAAACGGCTTCACTTCGAAGAGCAGGACATCGACCTCATCTGCGACCTCGTCCAGAACCACATGCGCCCGCACTTCATGCTCACCGACAAGGGCATCCGGCGGCTGCGCGGCCTGGACGAATACCCGCGCATCATGGAGATGGTCCGCGCCGACATCAAGGCGCGCGACGGGTCCTGGCGCGAGTTCAACCACAACCTCAAGATGGCCGAACGCGCCGATATCCCGGACCTCGAACTGGAACCGCTGCTCGACGGCAACCGGATCATGGAACTGGCCAAACTCAAGCCCGGACCGGCCATCGGCAAGATCCGCGACCAGCTGCTCCAGGCGCAGGTCCGCGACGACGTCTCCACCGTGGAAGACGCCGAAGCCTTCGTCCTCGCCTACATCGAAGAAAACCGCATGTACTAA